Proteins encoded within one genomic window of Cryptococcus neoformans var. grubii H99 chromosome 4, complete sequence:
- a CDS encoding alanine-glyoxylate transaminase/serine-glyoxylate transaminase/serine-pyruvate transaminase, with amino-acid sequence MSDFHQAPHKLLVIPGPIEFSDPVLAANATPGTAHTSPAFIPIFGEALSLLRDVLLSTKESGSQPLLIAGSGTLGWDAVAANLIEKGEEAIVLNTGYFSDSFGECLEAYGAKVTHVKAEVGGIPTDDSIVSALASKPKLLTITHVDTSTGVLSPAGHIASLVKKHSPDTLIALDAVCSVASEEIKFDEWGLDVVLSATQKGLGVPPGLSVVLASKRAVETVEKRKTPIPAYYVSWKKWIPIMQNYESGKPSYFATPPVQLVYALHTSLKSITSAPLADRFKAHKAASAYIKDSLAELGLEFVPKSRDIAANGMTAVRFPKGLKAPDVLPKLAERDIVVAAGLHKAIVSEYFRIGHMGITAVDRQRGDLEKVVKGIKEVLGKA; translated from the exons ATGTCCGACTTCCATCAAGCTCCCCACAAGCTTTTGGT CATTCCTGGCCCCATCGAGTTTTCTGACCCCGTCCTCGCTGCCAACGCGACTCCCGGTACTGCGCACACATCTCCCGCCTTTATTCCTATCTTCGGCGAAGCCCTATCTCTCCTTCGTGACGTTCTTTTATCTACTAAAGAGAGCGGATCACAACCTCTTCTGATTGCGGGTAGCGGTACTTTGGGCTGGGATGCAGTCGCTGCCAACCTCATTGAGAAAGGTGAAGAGGCTATTGTTCTCAACACTGGCTACTTTAGTGACTCTTTCGGCGAGTG CCTGGAGGCTTACGGTGCCAAGGTTACTCATGTGAAAGCCGAGGTCGGTGGCATTCCTAC TGATGACTCCATCGTCTCAGCCCTTGCTTCCAAACCTAAGCTTCTTACCATCACACATGTGGACACTTCCACCGGTGTCCTTTCACCAGCTGGTCACATCGCTTCTCTTGTTAAGAAGCATTCTCCTGACACCCTCATTGCTCTTGACGCTGTGTGCTCAGTGGCCTCCGAGGAAATCAAGTTTGACGAATGGGGATTGGATGTCGTCCTCAGCGCTACTCAGAAGGGTCTTGGTGTACCTCCTGGTTTGAGTGTTGTACTAGCCAGCAAGAGAGCCGTCGAG ACCGttgagaaaaggaagactCCTATCCCCGCTTACTATGTCtcttggaagaagtggatCCCCATTATGCAGAACTACGAAAGCGGAAAGCCATCTTATTTTGCTACTC CCCCCGTCCAGCTCGTGTATGCGCTTCACACCTCTCTCAAATCCATTACTTCTGCACCTCTGGCAGACCGTTTCAAAGCTCACAAGGCCGCCAGCGCTTACATTAAAGACAGCCTTGCCGAACTTGGTCTTGAATTCGTCCCCAAGAGCCGTGACATTGCTGCGAACGGTATGACCGCTGTCAGGTTCCCTAAAGGTTTGAAGGCACCCGATGTCCTTCCTAAATTGGCCGA GCGAGACATCGTTGTAGCGGCTGGCTTGCATAAGGCCATTGTTAGCGAATACTTCCGAATTGGACACATGGGTATCACCGCTGTCGACAGGCAAAGGGGCGATCTGGAAAAGGTCGTCAAGGGTATTAAGGAGGTTTTGGGCAAGGCTTGA
- a CDS encoding solute carrier family 20 (sodium-dependent phosphate transporter), giving the protein MPALHQWDYLFAFGVLFAALDAYNIGANDVANSFATSISSRSLTLRQAAMLAAICEFLGGVLAGAQVAGTIKNGIISMSTFRNNPGVELLAFVCALAASATWLMIATRKAWPVSTTYSIVSALAGVGVALDGPGAVQWGWNNGKGIATIFAGFVIAPAISAGFGATVYLITKYAVLKRKDPLKAGLYVSPIYFFTVAAILTMSIVYKGAPQLKLNKLPQTTIALAIVLTGVVIAFLSVIFWLPFVYSKVIKKDYTLRWYHFFYGPLLWRRAAPPPPPEGARHVPDYRVYDRDDEHKEPATQTPAKPVSEGSTVGEGAPLETNLTATSQEKDKDIESAPLPSLSKGKSYASALEDLEKDDHKIEGAIILPRNLWILFRYKLPKMLLHGTSVDIHAMQSHKGKGKESDRMMKMYERAAQYDNETEHLYSFLQVLTACTNSFAHGSNDLANAVGPFAAIYYVWSTGTVTPSETETPVWIFVAGGLILVLGLATYGYNIMSVLGNRLTMHSPSRGFSMELGSSITVLLASQYGIPVSTTMCITGSTAGVGIVSGGIKSINWRAFGWIFLGWVLTVPIAGTAAGCLTGIIINAPRF; this is encoded by the exons ATGCCTGCTCTTCACCAATGGGATTATCTATTCGCCTTTGGTGTTCTTT TTGCTGCTTTGGATGCCTACAATATTGGTGCCAACGA TGTCGCTAATTCATTTGCTacttcaatctcctcccGTTCGCTCACTCTCCGACAAGCCGCCATGCTTGCCGCGATTTGTGAATTCCTTGGAGGTGTCCTTGCAGGTGCGCAAGTGGCTGGTACCATAAAGAACGGTATCATCTCGATGTCGACGTTCAGAAATAATCCCGGTGTCGAACTTCTCGCCTTTGTCTGCGCGCTTGCAGCTTCCGCTACCTGGCTCATGATCGCCACTAGAAAAGCATGGCCGGTATCTACAACATACTCGATTGTCTCTGCTTTGGCAGGTGTGGGTGTCGCGCTTGATGGACCTGGTGCGGTACAGTGGGGCTGGAATAATGGAAAGGGTATTGCGACTATTTTTGCTGGTTTCGTGATTGCTCCTGCCATTTCTGCCGGGTTTGGGGCAACAGTCTACTTGATCACCAAATATGCTGTgctgaagagaaaggatcCTTTGAAGGCTGGATTGTATGTTTCTCCAATTTATTTTTTCACAGTGGCGGCAATCTTGACAATGTCCATTG TCTACAAAGGTGCTCCTCAACTTAAGCTTAACAAGCTCCCTCAGACCACTATCGCCCTTGCCATCGTACTTACTGGCGTTGTTATTGCCTTCCTGTCTGTAATCTTCTGGTTGCCATTTGTGTATTCCAAGGTCATCAAGAAAGACTACA CTCTTCGATGGTATCATTTCTTTTACggtcctcttctttggcgTCGGgccgctcctcctcctcctcccgaGGGTGCGCGACACGTCCCCGACTACCGAGTTTACGATCGAGATGACGAGCACAAAGAGCCCGCCACGCAAACTCCTGCAAAGCCAGTCTCTGAAGGTTCAACCGTCGGTGAAGGTGCTCCTCTCGAAACCAACCTGACGGCCACATCCcaagagaaggataaggatATCGAGTCTGCCCCATTGCCGAGTCTTTCCAAAGGCAAATCGTATGCCAGCGCTTTGGAAGACCTCGAGAAGGACGACCATAAAATTGAGGGAGCGATTATTCTACCCAGGAATCTGTGGATCCTATTCAGATACAAATTACCTAAGATGTTGTTGCATGGTACATCCG TCGATATTCATGCCATGCAATCCCACAAGGgcaaggggaaggagagcgataggatgatgaagatgtatGAACGCGCCGCCCAGTATGACAATGAA ACTGAACATTTGtactctttcctccaagtctTGACTGCGTGTACAAATTCCTTTGCCCACGGTTCTAATGACCTCGCCAATGC TGTTGGACCTTTCGCAGCCATTTACTATGTGTGGTCCACAGGTACAGTCACGCCTTCTGAGACTGAAACACCAGTTTGGATTTTTGTTGCTGGAGGCTTGATACTCGTCCTTGGTCTTGCTACTTATGGCTAT AATATCATGTCCGTGCTCGGTAACAGACTGACCATGcactctccttctcgagGTTTCTCCATGGAGCTGGGATCGTCCATCACTGTCTTGCTGGCTTCTCAAT ATGGCATCCCTGTCAGCACCACTATGTGTATTACAGGCTCTACAGCTGGTGTCGGTATCGTTTCGGGAGGTA TAAAATCGATTAACTGGCGAGCGTTTGGATGGATTTTCCTTGGCTGGGTCCTGACAGTTCCT ATTGCAGGCACTGCTGCTGGGTGTTTGACcggtatcatcatcaacgcACCGCGATTCTga
- a CDS encoding glycosyl hydrolase produces the protein MQSPTNENKMVEPTDIPKKSLDKLGLPVRSIQDHALIGNLRTAAIVSMDGSIESMCIPYFDSPSVFARIVDADKGGHFSIAPTWPFKPKQAYAPNSNVLVTKFLSERGVGVMTDLLVPKGANINNSSSRAFLPWLIRKVESIRGKVPFKMECAPAFNYCRDKHTAEIVPDDSSSNVISQDTKVLFKSPSLTLDLRTITWSSDQCVSDPEIKLRVEDVSERGLLGPAATCDFELEEGQCVVFVMREVGDYSYANEEHQEFANPTTSKAKSMGVPVEQMLEATNRLRPKENPILTRSLVAALIRDTTSYWKKWIGGIKYSGRWRQAMLRSALTLKMLVFEETGAIVAAPTFSLPEFIGGQRNWDYRFTWVRDSSFTLYALIRLGFTEEADAFVNFILERLKDRNSDGSLQIVYTIHGGKDLEEIELSHLAGHKGSKPVRIGNGAADHLQLDIYGELLDCIYLAQKYSKPLGWDSWVAVRQVVDYVCGQVDNPDLSIWEVRGQQKNFTYSKIMMWVAIDRGIRLADKRCLPCPNRSKWLETRDRLYETIQHRAWNPSKQIFAQSYEDLNTLDSAVLIMPLVFFISAADPRFTNTLDAILKTPEKGGLTANNSVYRYNAQLSDDGIGGEEGAFSLCTLWCVEALTRAGVYNAKYLDYAVNMFMDFLGYGNHVELYSEEISPGGEGLGNTPQAFSHVTLISAGFNLDRALSGSGRSAWA, from the exons ATGCAATCACCAACCAACGAGAACAAGATGGTTGAACCTACCGATATTCCCAAAAAGTCGTTGGATAAACTGGGCTTGCCCGTTCGGTCTATCCAG GATCATGCACTCATCGGAAACCTCAGA ACTGCGGCAATAGTAAGCATGGACGGCTCGATTGAATCCATGTGTATCCCGTACTTCGACTCTCCGAG TGTCTTCGCCAGAATCGTAGACGCCGACAAGGGTGGCCACTTTTCCATTGCCCC CACATGGCCTTTCAAGCC TAAACAAGCCTACGCGCCCAACTCTAACGTGCTTGTTACCAAGTTTCTTTCCGAACGGGGTGTAGGTGTAATGACGGACTTGCTGGTGCCCAAAGGGGCAAATATAAACAACTCGTCAAGCCGAGCGTTCTTGCCTTGGCTTATCaggaaggtggagagtATTAGGGGAAAGGTCCCTTTCAAGATGGAATGTGCACCCGCATTTAATTATTGTCGGGACAAACACACAGCCGAA ATTGTCCCTGACGACTCCTCATCTAATGTCATCTCGCAAGACACTAAAGTTCTTTTCAAGTCGCCCTCCCTTACTTTGGATCTTCGAACAATCACTTGGTCGTCTGATCAATGCGTCTCCGACCCAGAGATCAAGCTTCGAGTAGAAGATGTTTCGGAGAGGGGTTTACTGGGCCCTGCCGCTACCTGTGACTTCGAACTTGAAGAGGGACAATGTGTAGTTTTTGTCATGAGGGAGGTTGGCGACTACAGTTATGCAAATGAGGAACACCAGGAGTTTGCCAATCCTACAACGAGTAAAGCGAAGTCGATGGGTGTGCCTGTGGAGCAGATGCTCGAGGCCACCAACAGGTTGCGGCCCAAGGAAAATCCCATCTTGACCAGG TCGTTGGTTGCAGCTTTGATTCGCGATACTACTTCCTACTGGAAGAAATGGATTGGCGGGATCAAGTATAGCGGTCGCTGGAGGCAGGCAATGTTGCGATCTGCTTTGACACT TAAGATGCTAGTCTTTGAAGAAACAGGTGCCATCGTAGCCGCACCCACATTTTCACTTCCCGAGTTCATTGGAGGCCAACGTAACTG GGACTACCGTTTCACATGGGTCCGAGACTCTAGTTTTACGCTCTATGCTTTGATCAGATTGGGCTTCACTGAAGA AGCGGATGCTTTTGTGAATTTCATTCTTGAAAGACTGAAAGATAGGAACTCTGACGGCTCTCTTCAAAT TGTCTATACTATTCACGGTGGCAAG GACCTTGAGGAGATCGAGCTGAGCCATTTGGCCGGTCACAAGGGCTCAAAACCGGTCCGCATTGGAAACGGAGCTGCAGACCATCTGCAACTC GACATTTACGGAGAGCTTTTGGATTGTATCTACCTCGCTCAGAAGTATAGCAAACCTCTT GGCTGGGATTCTTGGGTAGCTGTTAGACAAGTCGTGGACTATGTCTGCGGTCAAGTCGATAATCCGGACCTGTCTATCTG GGAGGTTCGAGGCCAACAAAAAAATTTCACCTACTCAAAGATCATGATGTG GGTTGCTATAGACCGTGGTATTCGACTCGCAGACAAAAGGTGTTTGCCTTGCCCTAACCGATCGAAGTGGCTCGAGACAAGGGATAGATTGTATGAGACGATCCAACACAGAGCTTGGAA TCCATCTAAGCAGATCTTTGCCCAATCTTATGAGGACTTGAATACCCTTGACTCCGCCGTTT TAATCATGCCGCTG gtcttcttcatctctgcTGCGGATCCCCGATTTACAAACACCCTCGACGCCATCCTTAAGAC ACCAGAGAAAGGAGGCCTTACCGCGAATAATTCAGTGTACCGATACAACGCACAGCTGTCTGACGACGGTATAGGtggcgaagaaggtgcTTTTTCCCTGTGCACTCTTTGGTGCGTTGAGGCCTTGACTAGAGCTGGCGTCTATAACGCGAAATATCTCGATTATGC CGTGAACATGTTCATGGATTTCCTTGGCTACGGTAACCATGTTGAACTGTACAGTGAAGAAATCAGCCCCGGTGGTGAAGGTTTAGGC AACACCCCTCAGGCGTTCTCCCACGTTACACTCATTTCTGCTGGATTCAACCTCGATCGAGCATTGAGTGGAAGCGGCAGAAGTGCGTGGGCGTAA